GCGACGCCGTGGGTTCGGCAAGCCGCTGCGACTGATTCTACGGCATGGTGGAAATGGGCATTCTCATACTGCCCGTGGATGCCCATTTCGGCGGTCAGGTCGCTCGGCCCGATGAGGATCATGTCGACACCGCCGACCGCGGCGATGTCCGCGCTGGCTTCGACCGCCTCGGGCGTCTCCACCATCACGGCGACCACGGTCTGCTCTTCCAGAATTCTCGTCAGTTCCGCGCCAGGCCGAGGTGCGAATCCACTCACCGCATTGGGTCCGGAAATCGATCGGTGGCCAACGGGTGGGAAGCGCGCCGCATCGACGATAGCTTGCGCTTCAGACGCTGAATTCACATGTGGGACAATGACTCCCACCGCACCATTGTCCAGCACCCGAGCGATGACACTGGGGTCGTGGGACGGCACCCGAACCAGCCCCGATATACCGGCTCCGACTGCGCTGCTGCACAGCATCGCCGCCGTCTCGAGCGATGTCGACGTGTGCTCCAGATCGACGTAGACGGCGTCGTATCCGCACGATGCGGCGATTGCTGGGACATCAGGGGTTCGGGCGTTCATCAGCGCCAGACACAGCACGAGTCGGTCACCCGTCAGCGCAGCACGCAACGATCCCTGCACACGCTCACGGTATCCGACTGAGAACGATCATTCCATCCATTCGTTAACGCCATTATCAATGTGATAACCATTAGATATGCCATCGAACCGCGTTGCGCTCGTCGGCGCGGGGCTGTCCGATTGTGGACGGGTAC
The nucleotide sequence above comes from Mycolicibacterium moriokaense. Encoded proteins:
- a CDS encoding HpcH/HpaI aldolase family protein yields the protein MQGSLRAALTGDRLVLCLALMNARTPDVPAIAASCGYDAVYVDLEHTSTSLETAAMLCSSAVGAGISGLVRVPSHDPSVIARVLDNGAVGVIVPHVNSASEAQAIVDAARFPPVGHRSISGPNAVSGFAPRPGAELTRILEEQTVVAVMVETPEAVEASADIAAVGGVDMILIGPSDLTAEMGIHGQYENAHFHHAVESVAAACRTHGVALGVAGIKSVDLLKWFVDQGLRFISAGTDVGMMTDAATTRAEALRELDKPREQ